Genomic segment of Gilliamella apis:
ATTGTTGTATAACCAATCATTAGTGTATTAGAAAAAATACCACTAAATGACAGTACATTGGCGCATATGGCTAATACCAGTATTGGCGTTGCCCGTTTAAACACCTCAATAATTGGCACCGACTCTTTTTGTTTCAAGCTCGCTTGCTTTTTAGCTGATTCGATAAATACGGGTGACTCGGTTAAGGTAATTCTGGCAATAATTCCAACAATTAATAAAACAAAACTGACTAAAAATGGGATCCGCCAATAACCGCTATCTATAAGTTTATCCGTAGGCAAGCTAATGATATAAGAAAAAACTAATAATGCGAGAATATTACCTGCCGGACTCCCCCACTGAGCAAACGATGAGAAAAAGTTTTTTAAGCCTTTGGGAGCATGTTCATTAGCCATTAATACTGCGCCACCCCATTCACCACCGACAGCAATACCTTGTAAAATACGTAATCCAACTAACAGTATCGGTGCGATGATGCCTGCTTGTTGATAAGAGGGTAACAAACCAACACACGTTGTCGCAATGCCCATTAATAGCAAAGTAATAATTAGTGATTTTTTCCGTCCTAATCGATCGCCAATATGGCCAAAAATTATTGCGCCTAATGGTCGAGATAAAAAACCAACTGCAAATGAGGCAAACGCCCCTAAAACTTGCACAAATTGATTATCAGAAGGAAAGAAAAGTTGACCAAAAATTAAGACTGATGCTAACGCATAGATATAAAAATCATACCATTCAATGGTAGTACCAATAAAAGCAGCAAAAGCAACTTTTTTAGCAGATGAATTGGACATAGTTAGACCTTGCTAAGTCAATGACTAATGTAAATTTGTAAAGACAGAGAAACTAACACAAAACCATTAATATCACAATTTGTTATCTGATAAGATAAGAAAAATTATGTAAAAAGATGGTTGTTCTAATTTGAATCATAATATTGTCATTTAAAGATAATTAGTGATTATTCATAGTGGATTATTTGGGTTATTTTATTAAATAAAGATCTCAATTGATTGCACAAAGCTGAAATTGAAGGCGCCTTAAAAATTAGCAAAAATATTAAAGTTTGCGGTTAATTAACGCATAGCAATGTAATTATCTAAGTTATATAAAATAAGATATAGATCACATTTCTTAAATTTTAATTTGAAATAAATATTAGTTATATATACTATCGGATCCATTAAGGCATGTTACTGATTTAATTCAGGCAGGACCAAAACAAAAACTTATCTAGAAGGTGAGTTTTTGTTTTGGTCTTTTTTTTTGGATCTTTTAGAGTGAGTGTATATATGGATTATCAACAGTTAGGAATACAAATTTTGCGGTTAGTTGGGGGAAAAGATAATGTTAATTCCTTGACTCATTGTGCAACTCGTTTACGGTTTGATCTTTTTGATAAAAATATCGTTGATTGTGATGCAATCATGAAATTAACTGGTGTTATTAGTATTGTAGATAGTGGGGGGCAGTTCCAAGTAGTGATCGGTAACGAAGTCCAACAAGTGTATCAAGCTATTAGTCAGAATTTATCTAACCAAGAACATGGCAAGGTAAGAAGCAAAAAGAAAGAAGGGATACTTTCATATATTATTGGCATTATATCCACTTCATTTACGCCTGTAATTCCTGCATTAACTGGTGCGGGGATGATTAAAGCGTTATTAGCTATATGTAAATTAATGGGGGTGTTATCGCCAGATAGCCATACCTATTATTTGTTGGACATGTTGGCTGATGCGGCATTTTTCTTTATGCCTATTTTGTTAGCATATGGTGCTGCAAGTAAATTTTCGTGTAATCCTATTTTAGCTATGACTATTGCAGGTGCAATGTTACATCCCAATTTAGGAAAATTAATGGTGTTGGGTCAAGATGTTTCTTTTATTGGTATACCGGTTAAATTAGCCGATTATTCAGGTTCTGTATTACCTATTATTATTACCGTATGGGCAATGTCTTATATTGAGCGCTTTGCTGAAAAAGTGACTCCATCAATGATAAAATTTTTTATCAAACCAATGCTTATTTTATTGATAGCAGGGCCATTAGCATTAGTCATTATTGGTCCATTTGGCATCTTACTAAATGATTTAGTTGCACAAGGGGCGGGTTATATAAATAGTAAAGCTAGTTGGTTAATTCCAATGTTAATGGGCGGGTTACAGCCATTTTTAATTATCACTGGTACAGCTTGGGCAATGACTCCAATTGCAACAGGACAGTTAAGTCGTAATGGTTCTGAAATGATTAATGGCCCTGGTATGCTAGCCTCAAATATAGCACAAGGTGCAGCTACATTATGTGTAGCAATCAAAACTAAAAATAAAAATCTAAAACAACTTGGGTATTCTGCTGGTTTCACCGCATTATTAGGTATTACCGAACCATCATTGTATGGCGTAACCTTAAAGCTAAAACGCCCATTAATTGCTTCAATGATAGGTGGTGGAGTTGCTGGCGTTTATGCAGGGGTATCTGGATTATTACGTTATGCTTTTGTATCGCCAGGATTAGCTGGTTTACCGGCATTTATAGGTGATAATCCGATGAATATTGTTCATGCTCTGGTGACATGTTGTATTGCGATAGTTGTAACATTTGTATTGACATGGTTTATGGGATTTGATGATCCAATTGATGAGGATGATTTGATTAAAACTATTGATACAGATTCAACATTATCATCAACAAATAACTCTGTTGCTGCTGATTTGAGTAATGTTATCTTAAGTAGTCCTTTAACAGGAAAAGTAATACCTCTATCAGAAGTA
This window contains:
- a CDS encoding beta-glucoside-specific PTS transporter subunit IIABC, translated to MDYQQLGIQILRLVGGKDNVNSLTHCATRLRFDLFDKNIVDCDAIMKLTGVISIVDSGGQFQVVIGNEVQQVYQAISQNLSNQEHGKVRSKKKEGILSYIIGIISTSFTPVIPALTGAGMIKALLAICKLMGVLSPDSHTYYLLDMLADAAFFFMPILLAYGAASKFSCNPILAMTIAGAMLHPNLGKLMVLGQDVSFIGIPVKLADYSGSVLPIIITVWAMSYIERFAEKVTPSMIKFFIKPMLILLIAGPLALVIIGPFGILLNDLVAQGAGYINSKASWLIPMLMGGLQPFLIITGTAWAMTPIATGQLSRNGSEMINGPGMLASNIAQGAATLCVAIKTKNKNLKQLGYSAGFTALLGITEPSLYGVTLKLKRPLIASMIGGGVAGVYAGVSGLLRYAFVSPGLAGLPAFIGDNPMNIVHALVTCCIAIVVTFVLTWFMGFDDPIDEDDLIKTIDTDSTLSSTNNSVAADLSNVILSSPLTGKVIPLSEVKDDVFSKNLIGDGIAIEPNQGKVVAPISGKVVSLLESKHAIGIKSDQGIEILIHIGLDTVKLGGQFFTAKVEQGQRVNVGDELIEFDLAAINQAGYMTTTPIIILYSDEYFVENIKKNMVTIGEDLILVKKSNQGDNHAL
- a CDS encoding MFS transporter, producing MSNSSAKKVAFAAFIGTTIEWYDFYIYALASVLIFGQLFFPSDNQFVQVLGAFASFAVGFLSRPLGAIIFGHIGDRLGRKKSLIITLLLMGIATTCVGLLPSYQQAGIIAPILLVGLRILQGIAVGGEWGGAVLMANEHAPKGLKNFFSSFAQWGSPAGNILALLVFSYIISLPTDKLIDSGYWRIPFLVSFVLLIVGIIARITLTESPVFIESAKKQASLKQKESVPIIEVFKRATPILVLAICANVLSFSGIFSNTLMIGYTTMALGVEKNIIVDALFWIAMVHFIAQPFISYFSEKFSATRFLIISAILAMASVFLLFPIIQAGTKTSFIIGISLNVLCYSGFYGVIAGYLSRIFPARIRYTGLSMSYQGCAAIFGSLIPLIGGYIIFTYQTYWLPLALFYCGLAMLSIISIYLLSHYHYYDE